In the genome of Notamacropus eugenii isolate mMacEug1 chromosome 5, mMacEug1.pri_v2, whole genome shotgun sequence, one region contains:
- the LOC140508723 gene encoding olfactory receptor 52Z1P-like, with translation MMSSPQNDTNLQDIKYVLIGIPGLEDSHTWISIPICLMYFTAILGNSSLIFLIISDPSLHEPMYLFLSMLALADVLLSTTTAPKMLAIFWFHSGGISFGSCVAQMFFIHCIFAVESAILLAMAFDRYVAICYPLRYTTILTPSVIGKIGVAAVVRGFLICFPFIFLVYRLTYCGQNFIRHSYCEHMGIARLACDSIKINIIYGLTIALGSTGLDVLFIIISYSLILHAVFNIPSWSARLKALNTCGSHICVILMFYTPAFFSFFAHRFGGNTIPQHIHILVANLYVVVPPMLNPIIYGVKTKQIQDRVVQVFSSIRTCC, from the coding sequence ATGATGTCCTCTCCACAAAATGACACCAACCTCCAAGATATCAAGTATGTTCTGATTGGTATCCCAGGACTGGAGGACTCACATACCTGGATCTCCATTCCTATTTGTTTGATGTACTTTACAGCCATACTTGGCAACAGCTCCTTAATCTTCCTTATCATCTCTGACCCCAGCCTCCATGAGCCTATGTACTTGTTTCTTTCTATGCTGGCCCTGGCAGATGTCCTTCTCTCCACAACCACAGCACCCAAAATGCTGGCCATTTTCTGGTTCCATTCTGGAGGTATctcctttggcagctgtgtggccCAAATGTTCTTCATTCACTGCATCTTTGCAGTAGAATCAGCCATTCTTCTGGCCATGGCATTTGATCGTTACGTGGCTATATGTTACCCGCTGAGATATACTACTATTCTTACTCCCTCAGTCATTGGAAAGATCGGGGTGGCAGCTGTGGTTAGGGGTTTTCTCATCtgctttcctttcatctttctggTATACCGGCTTACTTATTGTGGACAAAACTTTATTCGCCACTCCTACTGTGAACACATGGGCATAGCTAGGTTGGCCTGTGACAGCATCAAAATCAACATCATCTATGGCTTGACCATAGCCCTAGGGTCCACAGGTCTGGATGTCTTGTTCatcattatttcctattcattgaTCCTCCATGCTGTCTTCAATATACCTTCCTGGTCTGCCAGACTCAAAGCTCTTAACACCTGTGGCTCCCATATCTGTGTCATCCTCATGTTCTACACAccagcctttttttctttctttgctcacCGCTTTGGAGGCAATACTATTCCCCAGCATATCCATATCCTGGTGGCCAACCTCTACGTGGTGGTGCCTCCAATGCTCAACCCCATAATTTATGGAGTAAAGACAAAGCAAATTCAGGACAGGGTAGTACAGGTCTTCTCCTCCATTAGGACATGTTGCTAA